A single genomic interval of Lathyrus oleraceus cultivar Zhongwan6 chromosome 7, CAAS_Psat_ZW6_1.0, whole genome shotgun sequence harbors:
- the LOC127106099 gene encoding glycine-rich cell wall structural protein 1, which produces MGFQVKWLSVSVLLLCIVLDLSVLTLGDHKLDQERFGDDCRFGRGPRCRGWGGRRGRGGFGGGGGRGGGFGGGGGLGGGGGAGGGLGGGGGLGGGGGAGGGLGGGGGAGGGLGGGGGLGGGGGAGGGGGSGGGGGLGGGSGQGGGFGAGGGVGGGAGGGIGGGGGGGSGGGGGLGGGSGHGGGFGAGGGVGGGAGGGLGGGGGGGSGGGGGLGGGSGHGGGFGAGGGVGTGAGGGIGGGGGGGSGGGGGLGGGSGHGGGFGAGGGVGGGAGGGLGGGGGGGSGGGSGLGGGSGQGSGFGAGGGIGGGTEGGIGGGGGGGSGGGGGIGGGSGHGGGFGAGAGIGGGSGGVGGGGGGGGGEGGGIGGGSGHGGGFGAGGGAGSGGGTGLGGGGGHGGGGGIGIGIGIGIGVGIGSGAGQGSGTGTGSGIGGGSGAKH; this is translated from the coding sequence ATGGGCTTTCAAGTGAAATGGCTTTCTGTGAGTGTTCTACTTCTTTGTATTGTTCTTGATCTTAGTGTTCTTACTCTTGGTGATCACAAGCTTGACCAAGAAAGATTTGGAGATGATTGTCGATTTGGACGTGGACCTCGTTGTAGAGGTTGGGGTGGTCGTCGTGGTCGTGGTGGCTTTGGAGGTGGAGGTGGAAGAGGAGGAGGCTTTGGTGGTGGTGGAGGTCTTGGCGGCGGCGGTGGTGCGGGAGGAGGTCTAGGTGGTGGTGGAGGACTTGGAGGTGGTGGTGGTGCTGGAGGAGGTCTTGGAGGTGGTGGTGGTGCTGGTGGAGGACTTGGAGGTGGTGGAGGTcttggtggtggtggtggtgcTGGTGGAGGAGGAGGTAGTGGTGGTGGAGGTGGATTAGGTGGTGGATCTGGCCAAGGGGGAGGATTTGGCGCTGGTGGAGGTGTAGGTGGTGGAGCTGGAGGAGGTATTGGAGGTGGTGGGGGAGGAGGAAGTGGTGGTGGGGGTGGATTAGGCGGTGGATCAGGCCATGGTGGAGGTTTTGGTGCTGGTGGAGGTGTAGGTGGTGGAGCCGGAGGAGGTCTTGGAGGTGGTGGGGGAGGAGGAAGTGGCGGGGGTGGTGGATTAGGCGGTGGATCAGGCCATGGTGGAGGTTTTGGTGCTGGTGGAGGCGTAGGTACTGGAGCTGGTGGAGGCATTGGTGGTGGTGGAGGAGGTGGTAGTGGTGGTGGAGGTGGATTAGGTGGTGGCTCGGGACATGGAGGAGGTTTTGGAGCCGGTGGAGGTGTAGGTGGTGGAGCCGGGGGAGGTCTTGGAGGTGGTGGGGGAGGAGGTAGTGGTGGTGGAAGTGGATTAGGTGGTGGTTCAGGACAAGGAAGTGGATTTGGTGCTGGTGGTGGTATAGGTGGCGGAACCGAAGGAGGAATTGGTGGTGGTGGTGGAGGAGGTAGTGGCGGTGGAGGTGGAATTGGTGGCGGCTCAGGACATGGTGGTGGATTTGGAGCTGGAGCCGGTATTGGCGGAGGTTCAGGAGGAGTAGGCGGTGGCGGTGGTGGAGGAGGTGGAGAAGGGGGAGGAATAGGCGGAGGTTCAGGACATGGGGGAGGCTTTGGTGCGGGTGGTGGTGCAGGAAGTGGAGGTGGCACGGGTTTAGGCGGTGGTGGAGGTCATGGTGGTGGAGGAGGAATTGGTATAGGAATTGGTATTGGAATTGGGGTTGGTATAGGTTCTGGAGCTGGGCAAGGATCTGGTACTGGAACAGGTTCTGGTATTGGTGGAGGAAGTGGGGCTAAACATTAA
- the LOC127106100 gene encoding glycine-rich cell wall structural protein 1, which translates to MGFQGKWFSVSVLLLCIILDLSIFVLGDHKLDQERFGDDCRFGRGPHCRGWGGRRGGRGGFGGGVGRGGGFGGGGGLGGGSGQGGGFGGGGGLGGGGGSGGGLGGGSGHGGGFGAGGGVGAGGLGGGGGGGSGGGGGLGGGSGHGGGFGAGGGVGGGGIGGGGGGGSGGGLGGGSGHGGGFGAGVGGGVGGGIGGGGGGGSGGGGGIGGGSGHGGGFGAGGGVGSGVGGGIGGGGGGGGGGGGGSDGGSGHGGGFGAGGGVGGGGGGGGGGGGGGGSGGGSGHGGGFGAGGGVGSGSGTGLGGGVGGGHGGGGGVGIGIGIGIGVGVGAGAGQGSGSGTGSGSGIGGGSGSKH; encoded by the coding sequence ATGGGTTTCCAAGGGAAATGGTTTTCTGTGAGTGTTCTACTGCTTTGTATTATTCTTGATCTTAGCATTTTTGTTCTTGGTGATCACAAGCTTGACCAAGAGAGATTTGGAGATGATTGTCGATTTGGACGTGGACCTCATTGTAGAGGTTGGGGTGGTCGTAGGGGTGGTCGTGGTGGTTTTGGAGGTGGAGTTGGAAGAGGAGGAGGGTTTGGTGGTGGTGGAGGACTTGGAGGTGGATCCGGACAAGGCGGAGGATTTGGAGGAGGTGGAGGTCTTGGTGGTGGCGGAGGAAGTGGAGGTGGATTAGGTGGTGGATCGGGCCATGGTGGAGGTTTTGGAGCTGGTGGAGGTGTAGGTGCTGGAGGTCTTGGTGGTGGTGGAGGAGGAGGTAGTGGTGGTGGAGGTGGATTAGGTGGTGGATCAGGTCATGGTGGAGGTTTTGGTGCCGGTGGAGGCGTAGGTGGtggaggtattggtggtggtgGAGGAGGAGGTAGTGGTGGTGGCTTAGGAGGCGGCTCGGGACATGGTGGTGGATTTGGGGCTGGTGTAGGTGGTGGAGTTGGAGGAGGCATTGGTGGTGGCGGAGGTGGCGGTAGTGGGGGTGGAGGTGGAATAGGTGGTGGATCGGGCCATGGTGGAGGCTTTGGCGCTGGGGGAGGTGTAGGTAGTGGAGTTGGAGGAGGCATTGgtggaggaggaggaggaggaggaggtGGTGGAGGCGGTTCAGATGGTGGTTCAGGACATGGTGGAGGATTCGGAGCTGGAGGTGGTGTTGGTGGAGGTGGCGGCGGAGGTGGTGGAGGAGGTGGAGGAGGAGGTAGTGGTGGTGGTTCGGGACATGGAGGAGGCTTTGGTGCGGGTGGTGGTGTAGGAAGTGGAAGTGGTACAGGTTTAGGTGGTGGTGTAGGGGGAGGTCATGGTGGAGGAGGAGGAGTTGGTATAGGAATTGGTATTGGAATTGGAGTTGGTGTAGGAGCTGGAGCTGGCCAAGGATCCGGCAGTGGTACTGGTTCTGGCTCCGGTATTGGTGGAGGAAGTGGAAGTAAACATTAA